The genomic interval GGCACCGGGACGCGGCGGCGTTCCGTGCCTTCCTCTTCTCGAAACAGGGCCGCGCGATCTTCGTCCGCCACGGCTTCTCGGCGCCCTGATGCTGTGGAAGCCGCCCAGCCCTCTCCCCTTCAGGGGAGAGGATATGGAGGCTTGGCGCGGAGCGCCTAGCCGGAGTTGGAGAGGGGGCGGCTGCGATCCTTCCCCTCTCCAAGCTCCGCTAGCTCCTGCGGAGCAAGCTGCGCTATCCTCTCCCCTGAAGGGGAGAGGGCGGTTGGGGCTGCGGTGATGCTGTCGCCCGAGGAGTGGGGGATCGTCGCGCTGTCGCTGAAGGTCGGCGGCGTCGCGGTGCTCGCGACGCTTCCCGTCGCCTTCGGTCTTGCGTGGATTCTCGCGCGCTATCGCTTTCCGGGACGCGTGATCCTCGACGGGCTCGTCCATTTGCCGCTGGTGCTGCCGCCGGTCGTCACCGGCTGGTTGCTGCTCATCGCTTTCGGCCCGCTCGGTCCTGCCGGCCGCTGGCTCGAAAGCTGGTTCGGCGCGACGCTGATGTTCCGGTGGACCGGCGCCGCGCTCGCCGCGGCGATCATGGCGCTGCCGCTGATGGTGCGCGCGATGCGGCTATCGATCGAAGGGATCGACCGGCGGCTCGAGGGCGCGGCGCGCACATTGGGCGCCGGGCGCTGGCACGCCTTCCGCACGATCAGCCTGCCGCTCGCGCTCCCCGGCATCCTCGCCGCGCTCGTCCTCGGCTTCGCGCGCTCGATCGGCGAGTTCGGCGCGACGATCACCTTCGTCTCGAACATCCCGGGCGAGACGCGCACCTTGCCGCTCGCCATCTATTCGGCGCTGCAAGTGCCGGGCGGCGAGGCGATGGTGACGCGGCTCGCGCTGCTGTCGGTTGCCCTTTCGCTCGGCGCGCTCATTCTCTCCGAATGGCTCGTCCGCCGCACCCATGGCGAAAGGCAGCGCCGTGGCGATTGATATCGACGTGTCGCGTCGGCTCGGCGATCGGATCATCGCCGCGCGCTTTACGGCGGGGCCCGGCCTGACCGCGCTCTTCGGCCCGTCGGGTGCGGGCAAGACGAGCGTCCTCAACATGGTCGCGGGGCTGCTGAAGCCCGATCGCGGGCATATCCGCATCGGCGACCGCACCCTGTTCGACGGCGCGACCGACCTGCCGCCCGAGGCGCGCCGCGTCGGCTATGTCTTTCAGGACGGCCGGCTCTTCCCGCACCGCCGCGTCCGCGCGAACCTCGTCTACGGTCTCGACCTCGCGCCGCCGGGAAACCGCTGGATGGGCCTCGACGAAGCCGCGCGCTTTCTCGGCATCGGGCATCTGCTGGGGCGCTGGCCGCAAAGCCTTTCGGGCGGCGAGGCGCAGCGCGTCGCGATCGGCCGCGCGCTGCTCGCGGGTCCCGAAATCCTGCTGATGGACGAGCCGCTTTCGTCGCTCGACGCGGCGCGGCGCGGCGACATCATGGTGGTGATCGAGCGGATTCGCGACGAGCTCGAACTGCCGATCCTCTATGTCAGCCACGATCGCGCCGAAGTCGATCGGCTGGCGACGCAGGTCGTCGAGATCGGAGAATAAAGTTTCACTTGAAACCATTTTGATGATAGAAGTTGTCATATGGAAAGCCAGTTTACCCACGTCCACGACAGTCCGCCGCCGGGCGCCGCGGCCGACTGGACGATTTCGCAAAATTGGGACGCCTTCACCGCCGACGAACATGCGATGTGGGATCGCCTCTTCGCACGCCAGTCGGAGATGCTGCCCGGCCGTGCGTCCGAAGCCTTTCTGCGCGGTATCGACGTGCTCCGCCTCGAAAAGCCTGGCATTCCCGATTATCGCGAGCTCAACGCGCGGCTGATGGACGCGACGGGGTGGCAGGTCGTTGCGGTGCCGGGGCTCGTTCCCGACGACGTGTTCTTCGACCATCTCGCGAACCGGCGCTTTCCCGCGGGCAATTTCATCCGCACGCCCGAGCAGCTCGACTATCTTGAGGAACCCGATGTCTTTCACGACGTCTTCGGCCATGTCCCGATGCTCGCCGACCCGGTCTTCGCCGACTATATGGTCGCCTATGGCGAGGGCGGGCTGCGCAGCCTGAAATTCGACGCGTTGAAGCAGCTCGCGCGGCTTTACTGGTATACGGTCGAATTCGGCCTGATCCGCGAGGCGGAGGGCCTGCGCATCTATGGCGCGGGCATCGTTTCCTCCTTCGCCGAAAGCGTCTTCGCGCTCGATTCGGACAGTCCCAACCGCATCGGCTTCGACCTCGCGCGCGTGATGCGCACCGATTACCGGATCGACGATTTCCAGCAGAATTATTTCGTCATCGACAGCCTCGACCAGCTGTTGAGCACGACGGTGAACACCGATTTCGCGCCGCTCTATGCCGCGAACGCCGCGCTGCCGCCGATTCCGATCGCCGACATATTGCCTGGCGACGCGGTGATCACCCGCGGCACGCAGGACTATGCGCTCGCGAAGAGCGGCTGACGCTCAATCTTCGCCCCGGCGAACGGCCCCCACCAACCGGTTCCGATGTTGATAGGCTTCTCGGTCGGGCGGCAGGCTGTATATGCCGCGTAGCAGCGCCATGTCCTTGCCCGACAGATCGCGATGTTCCGGTTCCTCGCCGAACAGCCCCATGATCGAGTCCCTGGGCGGCGGCGGATCGCCGTTAAGTTCGGCGAGCGCGACCATCGCCGTATAGGACGCGACCGAATCGAGCAACGTACCGTCCGCCTGCTCGGCATCGACGATCACCGTCGCCGAGCGCAACGCGCGCACCACCTGCGTGCTGACGATGCTGCTGTTATATTGCTTGAGCACGCCGCTGTTGGTCGGCATGCCGTCGCGGCTTTCCTCGCGTGTGCCGTACCACCAGCGGATCGGCCCGCCGCCTTGCACCAGCCGTTCGCGTTCGGTCGGCGACAGGGCGGCGACCTGTCGCGGCGATTTATCGAAGATCGCACGGGTCAGGCCGTCGCCGTCGTCGGTGAAGATCACCGCAATATTCGGCGTGCAGGGCTTTGGCGCGATGGGCGCTCCCGCTGCTTCCGCGACGTCGCGGATCCGGTCGTCAACGATTCCCGCGACCTTGGCATCGACGCCGATCGTGCGGGGACAGACGGGTGCGATCCAGCGCGCGACGGGGTTCAGCGTGGCGACGCCCGTGCGGCGGACGAATTCGGCGGCACGTTTTCGCTCTTCACGCTTGGCGTCGGGGGTGCCGGTCACGATGATCGAATTGGGGTCCTCGCCGGCGGCGGGTGCGGCGGCGAGCAGCGCGAGGGCGGTAAACAAGCTCATGGCCGATTCTCCCGATGACGTGCCAAAAGCTAGCAAATCACCGGTAAAACTCAACTATTTGGCTACCAGCTCCCGAAACTGGCATCGGACGGGCTGGCCCGGTGCAGCGCGCGTTCCCTGCGCCGCCAGCCGTAACGGCGGCGCTTGACGAGCAGTAGGCACGGCCATTCGGCGCTGCCGCCGCGCGCGGCGAGGCGAAAGCCCTGCGCGCGATAGGCCGCGAGCACCGGCTCCATCTGCCGCGCGATCAGCCCCGCGAGGATCGCATGGCCGCCCGGCGCGGTCGCGGCGGCGATGTCGGGGGCGAGGGTGATCAGCGGGCCGGCGAGGATATTGGCGACGACGAGATCATAGGGCGCGCGGTGGCGGATCGCGGGATGGTCGGTCCCCGGAGCGACCGCGAGCGCGAGCCGTCCGCCGCCACGACCCAAGGGCACGCCGTTGATCCCCGCATTGTCGCGCGTGACATGGATGCTTGCGGGGTCGATGTCCGACGCGATGACCTTCGCGCGCGGCCACAATGCTATCGCGGCGAAAGCCAGCAGCCCCGTACCGGTGCCGATGTCGGCGATGTTGCGCGGGCTCGCGCCTTGCCGCGCCAGCCGGTCGAGCATGGCGAGGCAGCCCGCTGTCGTGTCGTGCCCGCCGGTGCCGAACGCCTGGCTCGCGTCGATCAGGAAGGGCGTCGTGCCGGGCGGGATGCGATCGGCGTAGCTGCTCGTATGGACGAAAAAGCGCCCCGCCTGCACGGGTTCGAGCCCCTGCTGCGACAGCGTGACCCAATCTTCTTCGGGCAGCTCCGCAACGATCGGCTCGGTGCCCTTCGCGCTCGGGACGAGCGACTGAAGCAGCGTCAGCAGCGCCGCGCCGGGTCTGTCGTCCATATAGGCGTCGAGCTGCCACAGCCCCGCATCCTCGTCGATCTCGCGCGTCACGACGACGGGCGCTTCCGGCATCGCGTCGAGCTCGGGAATTTCGCCCGACAGCGCCTCGGCCTCGTCGCGCGTGCAGGGGAGGGAGACGATCCAGCTCATCCCGTTTTTCCCGTCATCCCCGCGGAGGCGAGGATCCAGCTCTTCCAGCGCCAGAAGCTGGATCCCCGCCTCCGCGGGGATGACGAAATAGAAAGGTCAGCGCACATAGCTCGCGCCATTCACGTCGAGCACCGCGCCGGTCATCGACGCGGGCGCGTCGAGCGCACACCAGCGTGCCATCTCGCCCACTTCGTCGGGCATCGCGACGCGCCCCAGCGGAATGTCGGCGAGCAATTTGTCGCCGCCGCGGCTTCCGAGATAATCTTCGGCCATGCCCGTCATCGTGAAGCCCGGGCAGATCGCAAAGGCGAGGATGCCGTCCTTCGCATAGGCGCGCGCGATCGTCTTGGTCATCGCGACCATGCCCGATTTCGACGCCGCATAATGCCAGTGCGCGGGGCTGTCGCCGCGATAGGCGGCGCGGCTCGCGATATTGACGATGCGGCCAGGAGCGCCGCGTTCGTGCCAGTGCAGCACCGCATGGCGGCACAATTGCGCGCTCGCGGTCAGATTGACCTGCATCGTGCGGTTCCAGTTCGCGAGCCAGTCGGCGTTGGCGTCGCTCAGCGGGTTCGCCTCGAACACGCCCGCGTTATTCACCAGCACGTCGATGCGGCCGTCGAGCTTGTCGACGCTCGCCTGCCACAGCCGGTCGGGCGCCCTGGGATCGGACAGGTCGCCATCGGCGCTCGACAGCGCGACGACCTGCGTCGCGTCGGTGGTGAGGGCGTCGGCGATCGCGGCGCCGATGCCGCGGCTCGCGCCGGTGATCAGGATGTTCGTTGTCATGCTCCCGCCTTAGGCAGCGGGGCAGAACTTGCCAAGCGGGCGCAGTTGTAGTGCCTTCCCACTATTCGTCATCCCGGCGAAGGCCGGGATCTCACCCTCCGACCTGATGCACCGGCGAGATCCCGGCCTTCGCCGGGATGACGATGAAAAAAGTGAATTTATGCCACCCGGCGGCTGAATTCGCTCGCGGCCTGTTCGAGCTGCTGGAGGCGCCCGCCCATCTTGGCGAACTCCTGGCTCAGCACGCTGATCTCGTTCGCGACCATGCCCGAATCGTTGCGGATGCTCGCGATCGTCGACGACATCGAATCGGCGGCGAGCGCGGTTTCGTCAACCGCCGCGGTGATCGAGGTGACCGTCTGCGCCTGCGCGTCCATCGCGTCGCGGATGCGCTGCGCCGAGGTCTGCACCTCGACGATCGTCGCCTGGATCGACTGGTTGGCGGTCACCGACCCGCGCGTCGCCTGCTGGATCGCGGTGATCTTGCCCGCGATGTCGTCGGTCGCGCGCGCGGTCTCGTTGGCGAGGCTCTTCACCTCCTGCGCCACGACGGCAAAGCCGCGGCCCGATTCGCCCGCGCGCGCCGCCTCGATCGTGGCGTTGAGCGCGAGAAGATTGGTCTGCCCCGCGATCTCGCGGATCAGGCCGAGGATCGATTCGATCGATTCGGCGTGGTGCGACAGCGTTTCGGACATGGCGACGGCTTCGCCCGCCTGTTCGGACGCGCGCGTCGCGACGCTCGCCGACGCTTCGACTTCGCTGCGCGCATCCTCGATCGCGCGGATCAGCCCTGCCGCGGTCGACGCGGCCTCGCGCATCGCCATCGCTGATTGTTCGGACGCGGCGGCGACTTCGCTCGTCTTGGCGATCATGCCCTTCGCGGCGTGGTCGGCCGAGGCCGCCTGCCGCGCGAGCTGTTCGCGCACCCCGTCGGTGTCCTGCACCAGCGAGGCGATCGAGCGGTCGAAGTCGCCCGCGAGCGTCTGCCGTTCGCTCGAAAACACCGCGCGGTCGAGCTTCGCCGCGTAACGCTGCATGATGTCGAATTCGAGCAGCGCGAGCCGGTTGATCGCGCTCGTCAGCCGCGCCAGCCGCTCGGCATCGCCGATGCACGCCTCGACGACATATTCGATGGTCAGCCGCTGGCTCTCGGCGATGCACGACATGACCGAAGCGAGCGGCAGCTTGACGCGCCGCGCCATATGCGTGTTCTGGCACGCGATCGTCGCGACCTCCTGACCCGCGGCGTCGGCATATTTGACCGTCGTGTGGCGCGCGCTGCCGCGAACATAGCTGTCGTAAAGCTCTCCCTCGACCTTGCGGTCGACGCTGGGCAGCTGGTTGAACGCGTCCCAATAGGCGCGCGCGACCGCATCCTCGCGGCCGGCGATGATCGTGTGGATTTCCGCTCCGCAGGCGGCGAGATGGCCGTCGAGATCGTAATAGGGAAAACGCTCCGACATCAAAATCGGATCGATCTGCTGCTTATGAATCGGATTTTCCTTCACCATGATCCTGCTTCCCTGATCACCCCGAAGACGCGCGGGTCGGCCGCCCGCATTCATCCTGCGAAACTGGTGAACGGGATATGCGACGCGATTGGTAAATTCGCCGTTAACCGGTGGAAGGAAGCGGATAGCCCTCGAACGCCTTGATCGTGCGCAGCGCAAAGGCGCTGTGCATCGCCGCGACGCCGGGCAGGCGCGACAGGCAGTGGCGGTGCAGCCGGTCGAAATCGGCGACGCTGCGCGCCGCGACGCGCAGCCGGTAATCGGCGGCGCCCGACAGCAGCTGGCATTCCAATATCTCGTCGAAGCTTTTGACCGCGCTCTCGAACGCGGTCAGCGCTTCCTCGCTCTGCGACGTCAGGCTGATGTCGACGAAAACGTCGAGCCCCAGTCCGATCCGTTCGGGATCGAGCCTCGCCGCATAGCCGGTGATGATCCCCGCCGCTTCGAGCGCGCGGATGCGGCGGTGGCACGCCGAGGCCGAAAGCCCGACGACGTCGCCCAGTTCCGCCGCGGGGCGCGGACCGGTACGTTGCAGCAAGTCGAGCAGTTTCGCGTCGATCCGGTCGATCATTGTGCGTCCTTGGTCCGATTCACGCAAAATTCGTGCGCGTTACTCGCGAATCCGGCCAGCATATGCAAGCACCTCGCGGCGCTTTTCTGCTAAAAGCGCCGGCAAGTTTTCGGCGGTCCCTGTCGGCCGCCGGCGACAATCATATCCGGAGAGCGACCATGATCATCGGCACCCCCAGGGAAATCAAGAATCACGAATATCGCGTCGGCCTGACCCCCGAAAGCGCGCGCGAACTCGTCGTCCACGGCCACCGCGTGCTGGTCGAGACCGGCGCGGGCGAAGGCATCGGCGCGCACGACCGCTTCTACGAACAGGCGGGCGCCGAGATCGTCGCGACCGCCGAAGAGATTTTCGCGCAGTGCGACATGGTAGTGAAGGTCAAGGAGCCGCAGCCGGTCGAGCGCGCGATGCTGCGCGAGGGCCAGATCCTCTACACCTATCTCCACCTCGCGCCCGATCCCGACCAGACGCGCGACCTGATGAAGTCGGGCGCGGTGTGCATCGCCTATGAAACCGTCACCAGCCCGCACGGCGGCCTGCCGCTGCTCAAGCCGATGAGCCAGGTCGCGGGGCGCATGTCGATCCAGGCGGGTGCGACCGCGCTCGAAAAGGCGCATGGCGGCCGCGGCGTGCTGCTTGGGGGCGTTCCCGGGGTCGCGCCGGGCAAGGTCTGCGTGATCGGCGGCGGCGTCGTCGGTTTCAACGCGGCGCAGATGGCGGCGGGGCTCGGCGCCGACGTCACCATCCTCGACCGCGATCCCGAGGTGCTCGAGCGCGTCGGCACTTTCTTCGAAGCGCGCGCGAAGACGCGCTTCTCGAACCGCGCGAACCTCGCCGAATGCGTCGCCGAGGCCGACCTCGTCATCGGCGCGGTGCTGATCCCCGGCGCCGAGGCGCCCAAGCTGGTGACGCGCGAGATGCTCGGCACGATGCGTCCGGGTTCGGTGCTCGTCGACGTCGCGATCGATCA from uncultured Sphingopyxis sp. carries:
- a CDS encoding ATP-binding cassette domain-containing protein, which encodes MAIDIDVSRRLGDRIIAARFTAGPGLTALFGPSGAGKTSVLNMVAGLLKPDRGHIRIGDRTLFDGATDLPPEARRVGYVFQDGRLFPHRRVRANLVYGLDLAPPGNRWMGLDEAARFLGIGHLLGRWPQSLSGGEAQRVAIGRALLAGPEILLMDEPLSSLDAARRGDIMVVIERIRDELELPILYVSHDRAEVDRLATQVVEIGE
- a CDS encoding SDR family oxidoreductase — protein: MTTNILITGASRGIGAAIADALTTDATQVVALSSADGDLSDPRAPDRLWQASVDKLDGRIDVLVNNAGVFEANPLSDANADWLANWNRTMQVNLTASAQLCRHAVLHWHERGAPGRIVNIASRAAYRGDSPAHWHYAASKSGMVAMTKTIARAYAKDGILAFAICPGFTMTGMAEDYLGSRGGDKLLADIPLGRVAMPDEVGEMARWCALDAPASMTGAVLDVNGASYVR
- a CDS encoding methyl-accepting chemotaxis protein — protein: MVKENPIHKQQIDPILMSERFPYYDLDGHLAACGAEIHTIIAGREDAVARAYWDAFNQLPSVDRKVEGELYDSYVRGSARHTTVKYADAAGQEVATIACQNTHMARRVKLPLASVMSCIAESQRLTIEYVVEACIGDAERLARLTSAINRLALLEFDIMQRYAAKLDRAVFSSERQTLAGDFDRSIASLVQDTDGVREQLARQAASADHAAKGMIAKTSEVAAASEQSAMAMREAASTAAGLIRAIEDARSEVEASASVATRASEQAGEAVAMSETLSHHAESIESILGLIREIAGQTNLLALNATIEAARAGESGRGFAVVAQEVKSLANETARATDDIAGKITAIQQATRGSVTANQSIQATIVEVQTSAQRIRDAMDAQAQTVTSITAAVDETALAADSMSSTIASIRNDSGMVANEISVLSQEFAKMGGRLQQLEQAASEFSRRVA
- a CDS encoding 50S ribosomal protein L11 methyltransferase, whose product is MSWIVSLPCTRDEAEALSGEIPELDAMPEAPVVVTREIDEDAGLWQLDAYMDDRPGAALLTLLQSLVPSAKGTEPIVAELPEEDWVTLSQQGLEPVQAGRFFVHTSSYADRIPPGTTPFLIDASQAFGTGGHDTTAGCLAMLDRLARQGASPRNIADIGTGTGLLAFAAIALWPRAKVIASDIDPASIHVTRDNAGINGVPLGRGGGRLALAVAPGTDHPAIRHRAPYDLVVANILAGPLITLAPDIAAATAPGGHAILAGLIARQMEPVLAAYRAQGFRLAARGGSAEWPCLLLVKRRRYGWRRRERALHRASPSDASFGSW
- the ald gene encoding alanine dehydrogenase — translated: MIIGTPREIKNHEYRVGLTPESARELVVHGHRVLVETGAGEGIGAHDRFYEQAGAEIVATAEEIFAQCDMVVKVKEPQPVERAMLREGQILYTYLHLAPDPDQTRDLMKSGAVCIAYETVTSPHGGLPLLKPMSQVAGRMSIQAGATALEKAHGGRGVLLGGVPGVAPGKVCVIGGGVVGFNAAQMAAGLGADVTILDRDPEVLERVGTFFEARAKTRFSNRANLAECVAEADLVIGAVLIPGAEAPKLVTREMLGTMRPGSVLVDVAIDQGGCFETSHATTHADPTYVVDGIVHYAVANMPGAVARTSTYALNNVTLPHALRIADLGWKEALRRDPHLLQGLNVWNGKVTFEAVAEAIGTDYVPVEQALA
- a CDS encoding Lrp/AsnC family transcriptional regulator, with product MIDRIDAKLLDLLQRTGPRPAAELGDVVGLSASACHRRIRALEAAGIITGYAARLDPERIGLGLDVFVDISLTSQSEEALTAFESAVKSFDEILECQLLSGAADYRLRVAARSVADFDRLHRHCLSRLPGVAAMHSAFALRTIKAFEGYPLPSTG
- the modB gene encoding molybdate ABC transporter permease subunit codes for the protein MLSPEEWGIVALSLKVGGVAVLATLPVAFGLAWILARYRFPGRVILDGLVHLPLVLPPVVTGWLLLIAFGPLGPAGRWLESWFGATLMFRWTGAALAAAIMALPLMVRAMRLSIEGIDRRLEGAARTLGAGRWHAFRTISLPLALPGILAALVLGFARSIGEFGATITFVSNIPGETRTLPLAIYSALQVPGGEAMVTRLALLSVALSLGALILSEWLVRRTHGERQRRGD
- the phhA gene encoding phenylalanine 4-monooxygenase, translated to MESQFTHVHDSPPPGAAADWTISQNWDAFTADEHAMWDRLFARQSEMLPGRASEAFLRGIDVLRLEKPGIPDYRELNARLMDATGWQVVAVPGLVPDDVFFDHLANRRFPAGNFIRTPEQLDYLEEPDVFHDVFGHVPMLADPVFADYMVAYGEGGLRSLKFDALKQLARLYWYTVEFGLIREAEGLRIYGAGIVSSFAESVFALDSDSPNRIGFDLARVMRTDYRIDDFQQNYFVIDSLDQLLSTTVNTDFAPLYAANAALPPIPIADILPGDAVITRGTQDYALAKSG